TCTCTTCAGTTAGATGTTCATCCACTCGCAGTGGCTGCATTTTGACCGCAGGACTACCCCGCCGAACCCAGAGACGAACACGCTCTACAGTCACCCCATTCTCTCGACTGATACTAGCCAACTGCTCCGCATAAAGGATGTCACCCACACGAAATTCAAACAAGGTGCTGTTGGACTCTAGTGGATTCAGGAGCAATAGCACCAAGCCAGGATTATAATGAAGCCTCAGGGAGCCTTCGAAAGCTACCGCCTCCTCCAGCAAATCAGTCGGACGCTGATCCGAAATTTGTAGTTCATAAAAGATTCCAGAGTCCAACAGCTGAAGATTCATTGTTCCATATTCAACGAATTACTGATTTTCTGGGCGAAGCGGACGCAGCACTTGTCCTGCTTGCCACATTTCCTGGTTGCGAACGATTTCCAGTTCCTGCTCCAACTTGTCTCGATAGTCAGGCTGGGAGTTGGTATCGATGGATCTCTTGGCTTCATCCCCCCTAATCACGCTCTGGTAGCATTCTTCGACAACGGGCTTAATCGCCGCATGGAACTTGGGAGCCCAATCAAGCGCACCACGTTGAGCGGTCGTGGAGCAGTTTGCATACATCCAATCCATCCCACGCTGAGAAACCAGAGGATAGAGACTCTCAAGAGCTTCTTCGATGGTCTCGTTGTAAGCTTCTGATGGAGAATGTCCGTGCTCACGGAGCACCTCATATTGAGCTAGGAAAGCCCCTTGAAGCATTCCCATCAAGACACTGCGCTCTCCGGTCAGATCGCTGTGAACTTCTCGCTCAAATGTGGTCTCAAAAAGATGCCCGGAACCAATCGCAAATGCCGTTGCAATACAGCGATCTCTCGCCTTGCCCGTGTAATCCTGATGAATGGCGAATGAAGAGTTGATTCCACGTCCTTCGAGGAAGTGAGTGCGAACTGTCAGTCCGCTACCCTTGGGAGCACAGAGGATCACATCAATATTGGCTTGAGGCACAATACTAGTGTGATCTTTAAAAACAATGCCGAAACCATGTGAGAAGTAAAGGGCATCTCCATCCTTCAGAGAATCCTTAACCATTGGCCACAGAGAGATCTGCGCAGCATCTGAAACCAGGTACTGAAGAATGGTCCCTTTTTGAGCAGCTTCTTCCATCTCAAAAAGGTTTTCTCCAGCAACCCAACCGTCTGCAAGCGCTTTGTCCCAGCTACGCCCTGGGCGCACACCCAAGACAACGTTGAAGCCTTGATCTCGCATGTTCAAACCTTGCCCACGACCTTGTGGGCCATAGCCAAGAATGGCCGTTGTTTCCTGGTCGAGGATATCCTTGCAGCGCTCGGGTGGATAATCACTGCGCTCGATGATGGTTTCTCGGAAGCCGTTGATGTTGATTTCCTTCATGTCCGTCGCGTCCCTGAAAAAGTTTTTGGTTGGCTATTGGGAAATCAATAACCATAGAAATCCACCTAAAAATGTCAATCTTTTCGCAGGTAAAAACTGGGCTGAAGAACTAAAAACTGCTTGCACTTCCGAAACAGTCAGATATATTCGTTGATTATCGATGAGTTCCCCAATAGCTCAGCTGGTAGAGCAAATGACTGTTAATCATTGGGTCGCTGGTTCGAGTCCAGCTTGGGGAGCCAGTCGAAAACC
Above is a genomic segment from SAR324 cluster bacterium containing:
- the ilvC gene encoding ketol-acid reductoisomerase, with amino-acid sequence MKEININGFRETIIERSDYPPERCKDILDQETTAILGYGPQGRGQGLNMRDQGFNVVLGVRPGRSWDKALADGWVAGENLFEMEEAAQKGTILQYLVSDAAQISLWPMVKDSLKDGDALYFSHGFGIVFKDHTSIVPQANIDVILCAPKGSGLTVRTHFLEGRGINSSFAIHQDYTGKARDRCIATAFAIGSGHLFETTFEREVHSDLTGERSVLMGMLQGAFLAQYEVLREHGHSPSEAYNETIEEALESLYPLVSQRGMDWMYANCSTTAQRGALDWAPKFHAAIKPVVEECYQSVIRGDEAKRSIDTNSQPDYRDKLEQELEIVRNQEMWQAGQVLRPLRPENQ